The nucleotide sequence TCATTGGGGTGCGATGCAGCGCGATTTCTCCTGGGATAGGGCGACTGGAGTGAAACTCAATAGCAGTGGGGGTTTTGTTCGATTTTGCTCTTGCTCAAGACTAACTTAACTTTTTTCACAATGCAAACGATAGCGACTCAAACTCAACCCGCGCGATCGTATCCCTGGAGATCGCTATCTAAAGACCAGATGAAAACACGGCGATTGGGTATCTTCTTTTGCAATTTTTCCCATTCTTTAATGATGGAAAGATCGCTAATACTTGCACCGCGCATCGATGAATTGGGAAATTCGCTTAACCACTCTCCTACCTCTTCCGTTGTTGGAATTTGCATCACTTGCCAAGGTGCATCTCCCGCGATCGCGTTCTTAACTTGCTCGACAAAGACCTCTGCAAAACGTCGTCGATTGTTCCCATTGCTCAGTTGGGCAATATGATTTCCAGTTTCATACACCGCAGCCATCGGTAAAAGAAGAGATGTTCCATTTTCAAGAAACTCTTCCAATTCCTTCATTACTTTTTTCCTTTCTCCATTCATGTGAGGAATATTTAGAACATTGCAGAAAATAGAAGTATCGACAATGGCAACTGCACGCATTACTCAGACTCTTCTCCTCCACTCAGAGAAGCAAGCCACTCCATTGCTTTTTGCTTCTTTTGTTCGGTTCCAGGATGATGCTTAACAAAACGTTCCAAAAGTCCACGAGTCATTAAATGCCCCACAGAACCTTGGGCAATCAGTTCGGGATAATCGGGAATATCTTTTAATCGCACCAGTTGACTCGATCCATCCTGTGGACTTCGATAGCAAAATACCGTCTCAGGAATAGCATCGTCGGGTAAAGCATCGAGAAGTGCGGGATTATGGCTGCTGATGAGAACGCGCAGATTGCGGTTTTTGGCAATGCTAGAAATGCGTTCTAATAAATCTGCCGCTCTGCTGGGATGCACGCCATTATCAATTTCCTCAATTACGACTAAACTTTGCTCTGGAGCAGAAAGCATTGCAGCCGCAATGGAAAGCACTCTTAAAGTCCCATCTGAGAGTGCCGTTGCATCATATTCAGTCGAAGTCCCTCCAAATGTTTCTGTTAACTGCAACATGACTTCATCTCTTGGCGTTTCGAGAAAACAGATATCCTTAATGTCTTGTTCGGGAAGACTTTGGATAAACTCTAATACGATTTGTTTGATTTCTGGATTGCGACAGAGATTGTAAATTACGCCCGAAAGATTTTCGCCATGCTCTTTGAGCAATTTATCTGTTTTATGACCGTAGGAACGCATCGTACTCGGTTCAGGTTCGAGAAAGACGATACTGCTTAACCAGCGCACGTATTTTTCAGCAATTTCAGGAATGATTTTTTGGCTTTCTGCATTCTCCGGACGAAATCGAATTCCGCTTAAAAGCTGCGTAAAAATTGCCATGTGGCTGCTACAGACGATGCTTGGCTTTTTGCCCCCACGAGCAAAATTATTATAGGTAACAAAGACATCGCTTCCAGCACCTTGAGGTGCGCTGGAAATTTCGTATAG is from Lusitaniella coriacea LEGE 07157 and encodes:
- a CDS encoding AAA family ATPase; this translates as MLTQIQLKNFKSYRSGTLHLARLTVLIGANASGKSNAIEVLRLLARIAEGERLGFIGNFQTQGESIFRGGVDSLGYRGAKSFGISCETTEPEGWRHFEIDLSLGDDGDLHVTQEKITSRQSKVPLYEISSAPQGAGSDVFVTYNNFARGGKKPSIVCSSHMAIFTQLLSGIRFRPENAESQKIIPEIAEKYVRWLSSIVFLEPEPSTMRSYGHKTDKLLKEHGENLSGVIYNLCRNPEIKQIVLEFIQSLPEQDIKDICFLETPRDEVMLQLTETFGGTSTEYDATALSDGTLRVLSIAAAMLSAPEQSLVVIEEIDNGVHPSRAADLLERISSIAKNRNLRVLISSHNPALLDALPDDAIPETVFCYRSPQDGSSQLVRLKDIPDYPELIAQGSVGHLMTRGLLERFVKHHPGTEQKKQKAMEWLASLSGGEESE